One genomic window of Candidatus Kuenenia stuttgartiensis includes the following:
- the fliG gene encoding flagellar motor switch protein FliG: MKTKLNLSGIQKAAIALSILDPDVASEILKTFDENQIVAVSAEITRMENVDNEIVDAVLDELRQEMKLCGGLVEHDKNAFRKILEKAIGTDKSDDIIANVEQGVMLPTPFSNLKDVSDDEYMRLLIGEHPQTIALILSYTEPERASRLLSRFPLEAQSDIIMRIATLELPPISLITKVNEVVMAKIKTEGRRRKTPAKKRHKFASEIIGGLEGGVDKDVIEQISRRNPELAEEIKKLMFTFDDMIYVLDEAFRKILTEVDINVIALALKTANAEVETKFFKNMSKRIGETVREERELLGPRLLSEVQSAQLQIVEAVKRLEAKGENVVQKKGGSSGKDDKLV; the protein is encoded by the coding sequence ATGAAAACGAAATTAAACTTGTCAGGCATACAAAAGGCAGCAATTGCCTTGTCTATACTTGATCCAGACGTCGCTTCGGAAATACTTAAGACCTTTGATGAGAATCAGATTGTGGCGGTATCCGCCGAAATTACCCGCATGGAAAATGTGGATAATGAGATCGTGGACGCCGTTTTGGATGAACTCCGGCAAGAAATGAAACTCTGCGGCGGCCTGGTGGAGCATGATAAAAATGCTTTTAGAAAGATACTTGAAAAAGCGATTGGGACAGACAAAAGCGATGATATCATAGCGAATGTGGAGCAAGGGGTGATGCTCCCCACGCCTTTTTCCAATTTAAAGGATGTTTCTGACGATGAATACATGCGGTTGCTGATAGGAGAACACCCGCAAACGATTGCACTTATACTATCATATACGGAACCGGAACGCGCCTCCAGGCTGTTGTCCAGATTTCCCCTGGAAGCACAATCTGATATTATCATGAGGATCGCAACGCTCGAACTTCCTCCGATAAGTTTAATTACCAAGGTAAACGAGGTAGTTATGGCAAAGATAAAAACGGAAGGAAGAAGACGGAAGACGCCTGCGAAGAAAAGGCATAAATTTGCCTCGGAGATTATTGGTGGGCTGGAGGGCGGAGTGGATAAGGATGTGATTGAACAAATAAGCCGTAGAAATCCGGAGCTTGCTGAAGAAATAAAGAAGTTGATGTTTACTTTTGATGATATGATTTATGTTCTTGATGAAGCGTTTAGAAAAATACTTACAGAGGTGGATATAAATGTTATTGCGCTTGCATTAAAAACGGCGAATGCGGAGGTTGAGACAAAGTTTTTCAAAAACATGTCTAAACGTATTGGCGAGACGGTGAGGGAAGAAAGAGAGCTGTTGGGGCCGAGATTGTTGTCCGAAGTGCAGAGCGCACAATTGCAAATTGTAGAGGCGGTAAAGCGGTTGGAAGCAAAGGGCGAAAATGTTGTTCAAAAGAAGGGGGGGTCTTCCGGCAAGGACGATAAATTAGTATGA
- the fliF gene encoding flagellar basal-body MS-ring/collar protein FliF — protein sequence MNLDMNSFTGQLKNVWKEISFSHKFIMISLTLSFLIGIVGVMQWARKPDFGLLYGELSPKESGEIINHLREANIPYRISGNGTTILVPNDKIYEMRLKFASEGLPHEQTGYELLDKVGFGSSDFIQKINYRRAIQGELAKTIKHLDFVDWAQVHLAIPEKSLFVEDEKPPTASVVLKLKTGGKLKPERVASIVHLVSSSVEGLIPENVTVTDTRGNLLSEKESPFSQTGASNDQLEIKKKIEEYYVAKAQDMLDRIVGAGKSVVRVSADLDFRHVDEKQIEFDPERRVPKVQTVTTKVSGGTPFSGGGVPGMQANLNLSQSSMLQSSGSSEEEETAQTQYELSKVERMVSDHGANLKRLSVAVLVDGKYEKIESEDGKIQQTYVSRNNEEMKGIASLVKQALGVNMVSRNDSFEIQNVQFYEADYAEEEAILKKEQQKEFMLKLAKNGSLGITVLMFLMFMLRSMKKIKKKAAPTVEMEHFSAKGKSGKQGFAKMQHDDTAGRNKLFEELRISKERQGIQYTKEELEAAVEEMLAMEESENPEEIMEGMKREKKRKLILGHMQKDTDLTSTALKRWIEGEYISS from the coding sequence ATGAATTTAGACATGAATAGTTTTACAGGGCAGTTAAAGAATGTTTGGAAGGAAATTAGTTTTTCGCATAAATTTATTATGATATCGTTAACCCTGTCATTTCTGATTGGCATAGTTGGGGTAATGCAATGGGCCAGGAAACCAGACTTTGGATTATTGTACGGAGAATTAAGCCCGAAAGAAAGCGGGGAGATTATAAATCATCTGAGGGAAGCGAATATTCCATACAGAATAAGTGGGAATGGGACTACGATTCTCGTTCCCAATGATAAGATTTATGAGATGAGGCTCAAGTTTGCCAGTGAAGGTTTGCCCCATGAACAAACCGGGTATGAGTTACTGGACAAGGTAGGCTTTGGCTCTTCTGATTTTATCCAGAAGATAAATTATCGCAGGGCAATCCAGGGCGAACTTGCGAAAACAATTAAACATCTGGATTTTGTAGATTGGGCGCAGGTACACCTTGCCATACCTGAGAAATCTTTATTTGTTGAAGATGAAAAACCCCCAACGGCATCCGTTGTGTTGAAACTAAAAACCGGCGGTAAGTTAAAACCGGAACGAGTTGCAAGTATCGTACATTTGGTAAGCTCCAGCGTCGAGGGATTAATCCCTGAAAATGTTACGGTAACCGATACTCGGGGCAACCTGCTTTCGGAGAAAGAATCTCCTTTCTCACAGACAGGCGCAAGTAATGATCAATTGGAAATAAAGAAAAAAATAGAAGAATATTACGTGGCGAAGGCTCAGGATATGTTGGACAGGATTGTTGGAGCGGGAAAATCTGTTGTCAGGGTAAGCGCTGACCTGGATTTTCGTCATGTAGATGAAAAACAAATTGAGTTTGATCCTGAACGCAGGGTGCCTAAGGTTCAAACGGTAACTACCAAGGTATCCGGCGGTACTCCGTTTTCGGGGGGAGGTGTTCCCGGAATGCAGGCAAATCTTAACTTATCGCAATCAAGTATGCTTCAATCCTCCGGTTCTTCCGAAGAGGAAGAAACTGCGCAAACGCAATATGAATTAAGCAAGGTAGAACGTATGGTTTCAGATCACGGAGCGAATTTGAAAAGATTGTCCGTTGCTGTTCTTGTTGATGGCAAGTATGAAAAAATTGAGTCCGAAGATGGAAAAATACAACAAACATATGTTTCCAGAAATAATGAGGAAATGAAGGGAATTGCTTCTCTTGTAAAACAGGCGTTGGGGGTAAATATGGTTTCCCGCAATGATAGTTTTGAGATACAAAATGTACAGTTTTATGAAGCTGATTATGCAGAGGAAGAAGCAATTTTAAAGAAGGAGCAACAAAAAGAATTTATGTTAAAACTGGCCAAAAACGGTTCGCTCGGCATAACAGTGCTGATGTTTCTGATGTTTATGCTGCGAAGCATGAAGAAGATTAAAAAGAAGGCAGCACCTACGGTTGAAATGGAACACTTTTCGGCTAAGGGAAAGTCTGGTAAGCAAGGATTTGCCAAAATGCAGCATGACGATACTGCCGGCAGGAATAAACTGTTTGAAGAATTACGCATAAGCAAAGAGCGGCAAGGCATCCAATACACAAAGGAGGAATTGGAAGCGGCAGTAGAAGAAATGCTGGCGATGGAAGAGTCGGAAAATCCTGAAGAAATAATGGAAGGAATGAAAAGAGAGAAAAAACGGAAATTAATACTCGGACATATGCAGAAGGATACCGATCTTACCTCGACAGCATTAAAGAGGTGGATAGAAGGAGAATATATCTCATCGTAA
- a CDS encoding IS1380-like element ISCku8 family transposase, with product MKNIAKKYSKRQPKIKAEMSGKGLTVHAGLLPVLNFMGKLMFRERVHEAVHKDRGANARYQFVDAVQMVVIGLIAGATSMVEVMKVCTDEVLKKMSGWKEVPVDTTIGRIMKLASQGDIVELTGVIHRFRGKIWKRAVRSGHKLRSALCEVWIDVDSTVDGVYGKQEGAEVGYNPHKKGQKAYHPLMAFIAETKEVLHSWFRCGSAYTSNGVVEFMKECMAYMNKGVRVVFRGDSGFFTGELLEYLESILAGYLIKVKLKNLEGLLEGQKWNEVKGEPGWEQAEFWYRCAGWDRARRFVAVRQLVKREKKLVEVSVYEYFCYVTTERLSPMEAHRCYGKRATCETLIEESKGQMNAGHIRTGEFLANAALFQCAVLAYNLLKWMGLLSGGVIQKWEVKTMRLWLIRVAGKLVERSRQMTLKLPEKFLHQEEWEKWERMSLDVVFQ from the coding sequence ATGAAGAATATAGCAAAAAAATACAGCAAAAGACAACCGAAAATCAAGGCAGAGATGAGCGGGAAAGGCTTAACGGTACATGCAGGGCTTTTACCGGTATTGAATTTTATGGGTAAGCTGATGTTCCGGGAGAGAGTCCATGAAGCGGTCCATAAGGATCGTGGAGCAAATGCCCGGTATCAGTTTGTCGATGCGGTACAAATGGTAGTGATAGGGTTGATAGCAGGGGCGACATCGATGGTAGAGGTGATGAAGGTGTGTACAGATGAGGTATTGAAGAAGATGTCCGGGTGGAAAGAGGTACCTGTAGATACTACGATAGGACGTATTATGAAGCTGGCGAGTCAGGGAGATATAGTGGAACTGACGGGGGTGATCCACCGGTTTAGGGGAAAGATATGGAAGCGTGCGGTGAGATCAGGCCATAAACTCAGGAGTGCTCTTTGCGAAGTATGGATAGATGTTGATTCTACCGTAGATGGTGTATATGGGAAACAGGAGGGTGCAGAGGTAGGATATAATCCGCACAAGAAGGGGCAGAAGGCGTATCATCCCTTAATGGCATTTATTGCAGAAACAAAGGAGGTATTACATAGTTGGTTCCGCTGTGGAAGCGCCTACACGAGTAACGGAGTAGTAGAGTTCATGAAGGAATGTATGGCGTACATGAATAAGGGGGTAAGGGTGGTATTTCGGGGAGACAGCGGTTTTTTTACCGGAGAATTACTTGAATACCTTGAGTCAATATTGGCGGGATATCTGATTAAGGTAAAGCTGAAGAATCTGGAAGGATTGCTTGAAGGGCAGAAATGGAATGAGGTGAAAGGGGAGCCAGGATGGGAACAGGCTGAATTTTGGTATCGATGTGCAGGGTGGGATCGTGCGAGACGTTTTGTGGCAGTGCGGCAATTGGTCAAAAGAGAAAAGAAATTAGTAGAAGTGTCCGTGTATGAGTATTTTTGTTACGTTACAACGGAGCGGTTAAGTCCGATGGAAGCGCATCGTTGTTATGGAAAGAGGGCTACCTGCGAGACTTTGATAGAAGAGAGTAAAGGACAGATGAATGCGGGGCACATACGTACGGGTGAATTTTTGGCCAATGCTGCGCTATTTCAGTGTGCGGTGTTAGCGTATAATCTTTTGAAGTGGATGGGATTGCTCAGTGGTGGAGTGATACAAAAGTGGGAAGTAAAGACGATGAGACTGTGGTTAATCCGTGTGGCAGGGAAACTGGTGGAGAGAAGCCGGCAGATGACATTAAAATTGCCGGAGAAATTTCTCCATCAGGAGGAATGGGAAAAGTGGGAACGCATGTCACTGGATGTAGTTTTTCAGTAG
- a CDS encoding DUF6941 family protein, whose protein sequence is MKVLLFTLCQAANIDIKNNLNILGAFDMITTTRVPIVYSSTLVLKLRFGKRDAGKKTFRISFIDADGKKLLPTLENAFFVTIPDGSSFCFMNFIHPIHKLPLNHFGNYSIDFSIDGALVWSFELIVAEARKNVT, encoded by the coding sequence ATGAAAGTGTTACTGTTCACCCTGTGCCAGGCGGCAAATATTGATATTAAAAATAATTTAAACATCCTCGGTGCCTTCGATATGATTACGACGACAAGGGTACCCATTGTATATTCCAGCACCCTTGTATTGAAATTGCGGTTTGGTAAAAGAGACGCGGGGAAGAAGACATTCAGAATATCTTTCATTGATGCAGACGGGAAAAAACTATTGCCCACACTAGAAAATGCGTTTTTCGTAACAATTCCAGACGGGAGTTCATTTTGCTTCATGAACTTTATTCACCCAATTCATAAATTACCGTTGAACCATTTTGGCAATTATTCCATAGATTTTTCTATAGACGGGGCACTTGTCTGGTCGTTTGAGTTGATAGTAGCCGAAGCAAGAAAAAATGTCACATAG
- the fliE gene encoding flagellar hook-basal body complex protein FliE, with translation MAISPLGKDQIIQNHKNDFDSKKQTDKGTSFQDAFGSFFNEINELQTKTNDSIEHLSSGKVENIHEVMVAMSKAEVSFKYMMEARNKLVKTYTEVMKEQK, from the coding sequence ATGGCGATATCACCCCTCGGAAAAGATCAAATAATTCAGAATCATAAGAATGACTTTGATTCTAAGAAACAAACAGATAAAGGGACTTCATTTCAGGATGCATTCGGCAGTTTTTTTAATGAGATTAATGAGTTGCAAACAAAAACCAATGATAGCATAGAGCATTTGTCATCGGGCAAAGTTGAAAATATACATGAGGTTATGGTTGCCATGTCAAAAGCGGAGGTGAGTTTTAAGTATATGATGGAGGCCCGTAATAAGTTAGTAAAAACGTATACAGAAGTAATGAAAGAACAAAAATAG
- a CDS encoding prephenate dehydrogenase gives MMQFGNVCIVGPGLIGGSIGLALRKRNLAETVIGIGHQASSLESALKIGAIDVGHLNADNAVKNADIVILATSVGKIIEFAKQVIPFMKSNSVLTDVGSTKSYIVRQITKDMRDDISFVGAHPISGSEKRGIDHASPDLFEGCICFITPFNSNKKAVETISHLWSFLGAKVENISPERHDELLAYVSHLPHLAASCLVNAIAEDDLAYGANGLKDTTRVASGDPESWRDIFGQNRENMIKSIDRFVAELTAFKNDLLSGNKDMILKRLKKAKISRDSIFHNNSRTHAKE, from the coding sequence ATGATGCAATTTGGGAATGTTTGCATAGTCGGTCCCGGTCTTATTGGCGGCTCTATCGGTTTGGCTTTAAGAAAGAGGAATCTGGCAGAGACCGTCATTGGAATCGGACATCAGGCTTCTTCCTTAGAAAGCGCCCTGAAAATAGGCGCCATAGATGTGGGACATTTAAACGCCGATAATGCAGTCAAAAATGCGGATATTGTTATACTTGCCACTTCGGTGGGTAAAATTATTGAGTTTGCAAAACAGGTCATCCCCTTTATGAAAAGCAATTCTGTCCTGACAGACGTAGGAAGCACCAAAAGCTATATCGTCAGGCAGATAACCAAAGACATGAGAGATGATATTTCTTTTGTAGGAGCACATCCGATTTCCGGTTCAGAGAAAAGAGGCATTGACCATGCTTCCCCGGATCTTTTTGAGGGATGCATATGTTTTATAACTCCATTCAACAGCAATAAAAAGGCGGTGGAAACTATTTCTCACTTGTGGAGTTTTCTGGGAGCAAAGGTGGAAAACATCTCTCCTGAAAGGCATGATGAATTGCTTGCATATGTCAGCCATCTCCCTCACCTTGCCGCATCATGTCTTGTAAATGCTATAGCGGAAGATGACTTAGCCTATGGTGCAAACGGCTTAAAGGATACCACAAGGGTAGCCTCCGGCGACCCGGAGTCATGGAGGGATATTTTTGGCCAAAACCGTGAAAATATGATAAAGTCAATTGACCGGTTTGTGGCAGAACTCACCGCATTTAAAAATGACCTGCTTTCCGGAAATAAAGATATGATACTGAAACGGTTGAAGAAGGCTAAGATATCCCGCGATAGCATTTTCCATAATAATTCCAGGACGCACGCTAAAGAATAA
- a CDS encoding FliH/SctL family protein, whose translation MKTGKRVYSLPVIKGVKVIETVIPHSHKKQINTLKTEEELINIKEEEKLKELELAKENELRALKEQEIRLVREEAFKEGKLSAEKEFQSEIEKTKRKYAALITLLEDAVKQLTEKREIIWKDSESEIIHFVLAVANKVVGYEINENGASIVKHVVAEALSYVGNNKIVSLRISPEDYKRFTAEDAGIKDFNIKIIEDKMISAGGCVVETDFGDVESLLETRWEEIKKSVGEKE comes from the coding sequence ATGAAAACCGGGAAGCGCGTTTATTCCTTACCTGTTATAAAGGGAGTGAAAGTTATAGAGACTGTAATACCTCATTCTCATAAAAAGCAAATAAACACGCTTAAAACAGAAGAAGAGTTAATAAATATAAAAGAAGAAGAAAAACTGAAAGAACTTGAATTAGCAAAGGAAAATGAATTAAGGGCGTTAAAAGAACAAGAAATCAGACTGGTGAGAGAAGAAGCCTTCAAAGAGGGGAAACTCTCTGCGGAAAAGGAGTTTCAATCAGAGATAGAAAAAACAAAAAGAAAATATGCAGCATTGATCACACTGCTTGAGGATGCGGTGAAACAATTAACGGAGAAAAGAGAAATAATCTGGAAGGACTCCGAATCGGAGATCATACATTTCGTATTGGCTGTTGCGAATAAAGTTGTTGGTTATGAAATTAACGAAAATGGCGCCAGCATTGTAAAACACGTTGTAGCAGAGGCTCTTTCTTATGTTGGGAATAATAAGATCGTTTCCTTGCGTATTTCCCCGGAGGATTATAAACGGTTTACGGCCGAAGACGCAGGAATAAAGGATTTTAACATTAAAATCATAGAGGATAAAATGATATCAGCCGGCGGTTGTGTTGTGGAAACAGATTTTGGCGATGTTGAAAGCTTGCTTGAAACACGGTGGGAAGAAATTAAAAAATCTGTAGGGGAAAAAGAGTGA